In Streptomyces sp. Li-HN-5-11, the sequence TAGGCTGATCAGCGGGCCGTGACTGGCGCGCTGGGCTCCGACACCTCGGAGCCCGAAGATGGGACGGACCATCGGGGAGCGGCCCGTGCGGGAGTGTGCCGTGCGCCTGGGCCGTACCGTGAACGCCGAACGCCACGTCCGGAGGTCCTGAAGACAATGTCCGCGCCCCTTTCCCACGAGTCCACCGCCTTCCGCGCAGCCCTCGACGTGATCCGCGCCGTCGAGCCGCGCGTCGCCGACGCCATCGGCCAGGAGGTCCACGACCAGCGCGAGATGCTCAAGCTGATCGCCTCCGAGAACTACGCATCCCCGGCCACCCTCCTGGCGATGGGCAACTGGTTCAGCGACAAGTACGCCGAGGGCACCGTCGGCCGCCGCTTCTACGCCGGCTGCCGCAACGTCGACACCGTCGAGTCGCTCGCCGCCGAGCACGCCCGCGAGCTGTTCGGCGCCCGCCACGCCTACGTCCAGCCGCACTCCGGCATCGACGCCAACCTCGTGGCCTTCTGGGCCGTCCTCGCGGACCGCGTCGAGGCCCCCTTCCTGGAGAAGACCGGCGTCCGCCAGATCAACGACCTCTCCGAGGCCGACTGGGCCGAGCTGCGCCAGGCCTTCGGCAACCAGCGCATGCTCGGCATGTCCCTGGACGCCGGCGGCCACCTCACCCACGGCTTCCGCCCGAACATCTCCGGCAAGATGTTCGAGCAGCGCTCCTACGGCACCGACCCGGCCACCGGCCTGATCGACTACGAGGCCCTGCGCGCCCAGGCCCGCGAGTTCAAGCCGCTGATCATCGTCGCCGGCTACTCGGCCTACCCGCGGCTGGTGAACTTCCGGATCATGCGGGAGATCGCCGACGAGGTCGGCGCCACGCTCATGGTCGACATGGCCCACTTCGCGGGCCTCGTCGCCGGCAAGGTCCTCACCGGCGACTTCGACCCGGTCCCGCACGCCCAGATCGTCACCACCACCACGCACAAGTCGCTGCGTGGCCCGCGCGGCGGCATGGTGCTGTGCGACGACTCCCTCAAGGACCAGGTCGACCGCGGCTGCCCGATGGTGCTCGGCGGCCCGCTCCCGCACGTCATGGCAGCCAAGGCGGTGGCCCTGGCGGAGGCCCGGCAGCCCGCCTTCCAGGACTACGCCCAGCGCATCGTCGACAACTCCCGCGCCCTGGCCGAGGGCCTGATGCGCCGCGGCGCCACCCTGGTGACCGGCGGCACCGACAACCACCTCAACCTGATCGACGTGGCCGGCTCCTACGGCCTCACCGGCCGCCAGGCCGAGGCGGCCCTGCTGGAGTCGGGCATCGTCACCAACCGCAACGCCATCCCGGCCGACCCCAACGGCGCCTGGTACACCTCCGGCATCCGCATCGGCACCCCGGCCCTGACCACCCGGGGCCTCGGCACGGCGGAGATGGACGAGGTGGCGGGCCTGATCGACCGCGTCCTGACCACCACCGAGCCCGGCACCACCAAGTCGGGCGCCCCCTCCAAGGCCGCCCACGTCCTGGACCCGAAGGTCGCGGACGAGATCTCCCAGCGGGCGACGGACCTGGTGGCGGGCTTCCCGCTGTACCCGGAGGTCGACCTGGGCTGACGGCCGGCCGTGACGGGAGCGCGCTTTTGCGGGGCGCTCCCGTCAGAGCTGTCCCCGGCACCTGAGAGAATGGTGGGCATGGCGAATGACCGACCGCGCGTGCTCTCCGGAATCCAGCCCACCGCAGGCTCGTTCCACCTCGGCAACTACCTCGGCGCCGTCCGTCAGTGGGTGGCCCTGCAGGAGACCCACGACGCGTTCTACATGGTCGTCGACCTGCACGCGATCACAGTTCCCCAGGACCCGGCCGAGCTGCGGGCGAACACCCGGCTCGCCGCGGCCCAGCTGCTCGCCGCCGGGCTGGACCCCGACCGCTGCACGCTGTTCGTCCAGAGCCACGTCCCCGAGCACGCCCAGCTCGCCTGGGTCATGAACTGCCTCACCGGCTTCGGCGAGGCGTCCCGGATGACCCAGTTCAAGGACAAGGCCGCCAAGCAGGGCGCCGACCGCGCCTCCGTCGGACTGTTCACGTACCCGATCCTCCAGGTCGCCGACATCCTGCTCTACCAGGCCCACGAGGTGCCGGTCGGCGAGGACCAGCGCCAGCACGTCGAGCTGACCCGTGACCTCGCCGAACGCTTCAACGGCCGCTTCGGCCAGACCTTCACCGTCCCGAAGCCGTACATCCTCAAGGAGACGGCGAAGATCTACGACCTGCAGGACCCGACGGTCAAGATGAGCAAGTCGGCGTCCACGCCGAAGGGCCTCATCAACCTGCTCGACGATCCGAAGGCGACGGCGAAGAAGGTCAGGAGCGCGGTCACCGACACCGACACCGTCATCCGTTTCGACCCGGAGACCAAGCCCGGCGTGAGCAACCTCCTCTCCGTGTACTCGACCCTCACGGGGACGGGTATCGGCGAACTGGAGGAGAAGTACGCCGGCAAGGGCTACGGTGCGCTCAAGACGGACCTCGCCGAGGTGATGGTCGGGTTCGTGACGCCGTTCCGGGAGCGGACGCAGGCGTACCTGGACGACCCCGAGACGCTGGACTCGATCCTGGCCAAGGGCGCGGAGAAGGCGCGCACGGTCGCCGCGGAGACCCT encodes:
- a CDS encoding glycine hydroxymethyltransferase, translated to MSAPLSHESTAFRAALDVIRAVEPRVADAIGQEVHDQREMLKLIASENYASPATLLAMGNWFSDKYAEGTVGRRFYAGCRNVDTVESLAAEHARELFGARHAYVQPHSGIDANLVAFWAVLADRVEAPFLEKTGVRQINDLSEADWAELRQAFGNQRMLGMSLDAGGHLTHGFRPNISGKMFEQRSYGTDPATGLIDYEALRAQAREFKPLIIVAGYSAYPRLVNFRIMREIADEVGATLMVDMAHFAGLVAGKVLTGDFDPVPHAQIVTTTTHKSLRGPRGGMVLCDDSLKDQVDRGCPMVLGGPLPHVMAAKAVALAEARQPAFQDYAQRIVDNSRALAEGLMRRGATLVTGGTDNHLNLIDVAGSYGLTGRQAEAALLESGIVTNRNAIPADPNGAWYTSGIRIGTPALTTRGLGTAEMDEVAGLIDRVLTTTEPGTTKSGAPSKAAHVLDPKVADEISQRATDLVAGFPLYPEVDLG
- the trpS gene encoding tryptophan--tRNA ligase, whose product is MANDRPRVLSGIQPTAGSFHLGNYLGAVRQWVALQETHDAFYMVVDLHAITVPQDPAELRANTRLAAAQLLAAGLDPDRCTLFVQSHVPEHAQLAWVMNCLTGFGEASRMTQFKDKAAKQGADRASVGLFTYPILQVADILLYQAHEVPVGEDQRQHVELTRDLAERFNGRFGQTFTVPKPYILKETAKIYDLQDPTVKMSKSASTPKGLINLLDDPKATAKKVRSAVTDTDTVIRFDPETKPGVSNLLSVYSTLTGTGIGELEEKYAGKGYGALKTDLAEVMVGFVTPFRERTQAYLDDPETLDSILAKGAEKARTVAAETLSQAYERVGFLPAKH